The sequence ATTTCAGAATTCCCTTATTCTGGTTAAGCTTTCACAATTTCCCTTTAGCTTTCTATAAAAAGCTGGCAGCTGATGTATTGAAAAAAGATAAGTATCTGAATATTTATTTTCATCCCTGGGAATTCTCATCCATTAAGGATGAAGCATTCAAATTGCCTGGTTTTACGGTGAAAAATTCCGGGAAAGATATGGTGGCAAGGTTTGATGCCTTTGTAGAATGGCTTAAAGAAAAAGGTCATACCTTTGGTACCTTTCAAGAATTTCAAAAACAGGTACACGCATGAAAATTGCTTTTGACGCAAAACGTTTTTTCCATAACACCTCAGGGTTAGGTAATTATTCAAGAGATCTGGTAAGAATACTTTCTCAATATGAACCGGACAATGAATATCTGCTGCTCAACAAGAACAAGTCTGAGCGTGGAAAAGACATTCTTGAACGCTCCAATGTTAAGTTTATAGAAACCTCAAAAGGAAAGTTTTCACGCCAGTTGAAAATGGGAAAAGATGCCCAAAAGGTAGGGGCAGATATTTTCCATGGCTTATCTGGTGAATTGCCTTTGAAATGGGATCAGAAACCGATTAAAAAGATCGTTACCATTCATGATCTGATCTTTGTACGATATCCTCAATATTATTCTTTTTTTGATCGTAAAATCCACTTTTGGAAGTTTAAAAAAGCGGCTGATATGGCAGATAAGATCATTGCGATTTCAGAACAGACGAAAAGAGACATTATCGAGTTCTTAAAAGTCCCTGAAAGTAAAATTGAAGTTATTTATCAAGGCTGTCATAAAGCATTTAAAGAACAACAGTCTGCGGAACAGATTCAGGGGGCTAAAGACAAATTCAAACTTCCTGAAAGATTCATTCTGAATGTAGGAACCATTGAAGATCGTAAGAACCTTCTGAATATAGTAAAAGCGATCAAAGACACCGGAATTCCGTTGGTTGTAGTAGGAAAAAAAACCAAATATTATCAAAAAATAGAAAGCTTCCTGAAAAAAAATAAAATGGAAACACAGGTGCAGTTTCTGGAGGGAGTTTCTATGGATGAACTTGCTATGATTTATAAGCTGGCAGATATTTTTGTCTATCCAAGTTTCTTTGAAGGCTTTGGAATTCCTATCATAGAAGCACTTTTCTCCAAAACAGTAGTGGTAACCAGCAATACAAGTTGTTTGCCGGAAGCAGGAGGAAAAGATTCGGTATATATTGATCCAAACAATGAGTTTGACATCAAAGCCAAAATCAAATTTTTGTGGGAAAATGAATCCGAAAGAAAACGCCGTGAGGAAAGGGGTTTTGAGTTTGTCCAACAGTTCAATGATGAACCCATTGCCAAGAATCTGATGGAACTTTATCAAAAAATTATTTAAAAAAACTTTGGATTTTAAAAATAAATCCTACATTTGCATCATAATTCAATACAATGAAACCAATATTTTTAGCATTACATCATTATTATCATCATCTCTGTTAGGCGGAATTGATTGATATATGTTTGTGCTAAAATCAAAAATATTTAAAAACCGTCTGAGTAAATAGACGGTTTTTTTTGTTTCCTGAATTCTCTTCAGAAATTTCAACAGATCAGTTTTTATTTGCTCGGACTCAAAAAGACGAAATGAGTAAATTAAAAATTGCGATTCAGAAAAGTGGACGGCTGTACGAAGAATCCCTGCAGCTTCTTAAAGACTGTGGAATCTTTGTCAACAATGGAAAAGATCAGCTAAAAGTTTCGGTAGATAACTTCCCGATGGAAATCATGTACCTTCGGAATTCAGACATTCCTCAATATCTGGAAGATGGAGTGGTGGATGTTGCTATTGTAGGTGAAAATCTTTTGATTGAGAAACAAAAGCAGTTTCAAATTGTTGAGAAACTGGGGTTTTCAAAATGCCGTGTTTCCATTGCTGTCCCAAAAGAAGTTGAAACCGATGATCTTGGCTACTTCCAAGGCCGAAAAATTGCCACTTCTTACCCTAACACTCTTAAGAATTTTTTAGAAGCAAAAGGAATCATTTCAGATATCCACGTGATTTCCGGTTCCGTAGAAATTGCTCCCAATATCGGGCTTGCAGAAGGAATTTGCGATATCGTAAGTTCCGGAAGTACCTTATTCAAAAACGGATTGAGGGAAACGGTAACGCTTTTGAAATCAGAAGCAGTTCTGGCTCAAACGCCACAATTATCATCCGACAAAGCAGCTATTCTGGATAAATTCCTTTTCAGAATCAAAGCCGTTTTAAAGGCAAAAAATTCAAAATACATCCTGATGAATGTTCCCAATGATAAAATCCAAAAAGTTGCAGATGTACTTCCTGTACTGAAAAGCCCTACGGTGATTCCATTGGCAGAAAAAGGCTGGAGTAGTATTCATTCTGTGATTGATGAAGAGCGTTTCTGGGAAGTTATCGATGAGCTGAAGGAGAATGGAGCTCAAGATATACTCATTATTCCCATTGACAAAATGGTGATTTAAAGAAGAATAATACTGTTAAGAAAAGTAACGAACAGTAAAGAAAAATTAAGATAAGTTAAGTTTAATAAATTCAACAATGATCTAGATGATTCTTAGCGGCTTAAATAAACTTAATGATTCAAAAAATGAGAGATCAATAAAAAATAATACAAATGAAAATATATCGATATC is a genomic window of Chryseobacterium nakagawai containing:
- the hisG gene encoding ATP phosphoribosyltransferase, with protein sequence MSKLKIAIQKSGRLYEESLQLLKDCGIFVNNGKDQLKVSVDNFPMEIMYLRNSDIPQYLEDGVVDVAIVGENLLIEKQKQFQIVEKLGFSKCRVSIAVPKEVETDDLGYFQGRKIATSYPNTLKNFLEAKGIISDIHVISGSVEIAPNIGLAEGICDIVSSGSTLFKNGLRETVTLLKSEAVLAQTPQLSSDKAAILDKFLFRIKAVLKAKNSKYILMNVPNDKIQKVADVLPVLKSPTVIPLAEKGWSSIHSVIDEERFWEVIDELKENGAQDILIIPIDKMVI
- a CDS encoding glycosyltransferase family 4 protein, whose protein sequence is MKIAFDAKRFFHNTSGLGNYSRDLVRILSQYEPDNEYLLLNKNKSERGKDILERSNVKFIETSKGKFSRQLKMGKDAQKVGADIFHGLSGELPLKWDQKPIKKIVTIHDLIFVRYPQYYSFFDRKIHFWKFKKAADMADKIIAISEQTKRDIIEFLKVPESKIEVIYQGCHKAFKEQQSAEQIQGAKDKFKLPERFILNVGTIEDRKNLLNIVKAIKDTGIPLVVVGKKTKYYQKIESFLKKNKMETQVQFLEGVSMDELAMIYKLADIFVYPSFFEGFGIPIIEALFSKTVVVTSNTSCLPEAGGKDSVYIDPNNEFDIKAKIKFLWENESERKRREERGFEFVQQFNDEPIAKNLMELYQKII